The DNA segment CATCTCGACCACCTCGACGGCCGGGTCGAGCGCCTCCCGCAGCGTGTCCAGCAGGGGCGACACGTCGACGCCGTGCCACTGGCTGCCGGCCTTGAAGTAGTTGTCCAGCCCGCCGAGGGGCAGGGCGACGGCCTTCGGGCCGGGAGCGCGGTTGACGTGGTCGGCGATGTAGGCGCCCAGCCGGCGCATCTCGTCCGGGGTGGCCAGCAGCGAGGTGATGTTGGGGTTGTGGATGATGATGTTGCGCTCGTCGGTGTCGAACTCCGCCGGGATGGTGTCGCGGGCACCGAAGTTGAAGCACTCGGCCGCGCCGGGGGCCACGACCAGCGGGATGCCGGTGCGGATCGCCGCCTCCATGCGGTCGATGCCCGGGTCGAAGATGCCCTTGTTCCAGTGGTTGATGATCTCCGGCAGCGTGTAGTCGATGAGCCCGTCGATGGCACCGGTGTCGATCAGGTGCTCCATCCCCGCGCCCTCGCCGACCGCGTGGAAGGTGACGACCTCGAAGCCGTTCTCCTCCAGCTGCTCGCGGATGCGCATGACGCCCGGCGTGGTGACCCCGAACATCGAGATCGCGATCAGCGGCTTGCTGGCCTCGGCCTGCGACTTGGTGGTCTCGTAGCCCCGCGCCAGGCCGGCGGCCGCGTGCGCGGCGTTGCTCAGCACCTGCTTGGAGATCCGGTTGAGCCCGGCGATGTCGGTGACGGCGTTCATCATCATCATGTCCGAGTGCCCGACGTAGGGCCGGGTGTTGTTCGAGGCCATGGTGCTGACGATCAGCTTGGGCACGCCGATGCCGAGGTTCTGCAGCGCACCGCCCAGCAGGTCGGTGCCGCCGGTGCCGCCGAGCCCGAGGA comes from the Modestobacter italicus genome and includes:
- a CDS encoding Tm-1-like ATP-binding domain-containing protein codes for the protein MSRKPVVCLAGTLDTKGTEYEYVRDALLAQDVDVLVVDCGVLGEPYFPPDIPAAEVAARAGVQLADFAAGVEGGAGGRNVAITKMSEGLRQVLAELCEQGRIDAVLGLGGTGGTDLLGGALQNLGIGVPKLIVSTMASNNTRPYVGHSDMMMMNAVTDIAGLNRISKQVLSNAAHAAAGLARGYETTKSQAEASKPLIAISMFGVTTPGVMRIREQLEENGFEVVTFHAVGEGAGMEHLIDTGAIDGLIDYTLPEIINHWNKGIFDPGIDRMEAAIRTGIPLVVAPGAAECFNFGARDTIPAEFDTDERNIIIHNPNITSLLATPDEMRRLGAYIADHVNRAPGPKAVALPLGGLDNYFKAGSQWHGVDVSPLLDTLREALDPAVEVVEMDANINDTAFADAVYQLFVKQWEQRKEAGIPVASVTTAG